A part of Amycolatopsis camponoti genomic DNA contains:
- a CDS encoding putative quinol monooxygenase, producing the protein MTQHNEPHAGVVMTGRDGEDGTKAFYIHIEAKPDKVAEVRQMLADILGHVEGEPATGPWYGVQSSPTTFAIFEVFPDIVGRQAHVDGGGGDIFRDVERMNDILAAPAHVQKVDVLLSKQVFTAQ; encoded by the coding sequence GTGACGCAGCACAACGAACCCCACGCGGGCGTCGTGATGACGGGACGCGACGGGGAAGACGGCACGAAAGCCTTCTACATTCACATCGAGGCCAAACCGGACAAGGTCGCCGAAGTCCGGCAGATGCTTGCCGACATCCTCGGCCACGTCGAGGGTGAGCCGGCGACCGGGCCTTGGTACGGGGTGCAGTCCTCGCCGACCACCTTCGCGATCTTCGAGGTGTTCCCGGACATCGTCGGCCGGCAGGCGCACGTCGACGGCGGCGGGGGCGACATCTTCCGCGACGTCGAGCGGATGAACGACATCCTCGCCGCGCCGGCGCACGTTCAGAAGGTCGATGTCCTGCTGAGCAAGCAGGTCTTCACCGCGCAGTGA
- a CDS encoding carboxymuconolactone decarboxylase family protein: MTSYRIHTADTAPEAAKEPLKVLESAFGFVPAGAGLMANSPALITTFFSAFGHFRGGGTFGPDERQVLLLSNAVANRSEWAVAFHTLESSQDGVEPAVVEAIRQGEVPGNRRMAALSTFTRSLIEQRGHVDDAEVAAFRSAGFTEEQVFEVITAVAISAMTNYTANFTRPPLEDAVAPHAWKAGYSAGA; encoded by the coding sequence ATGACCAGTTACCGGATCCACACCGCCGACACCGCCCCCGAGGCCGCGAAGGAGCCGCTCAAGGTCCTCGAAAGCGCTTTCGGCTTCGTTCCCGCCGGCGCGGGCCTCATGGCGAACTCGCCGGCGCTGATCACCACCTTCTTCTCCGCCTTCGGCCACTTCCGGGGCGGCGGCACGTTCGGGCCGGACGAGCGGCAGGTCCTGCTGCTGTCCAACGCGGTCGCCAACCGCAGCGAATGGGCGGTGGCTTTCCACACCCTGGAGTCCTCGCAGGACGGCGTCGAGCCGGCCGTGGTCGAGGCGATCCGGCAGGGCGAGGTGCCCGGAAACCGGCGGATGGCGGCACTTTCCACGTTCACCCGGTCACTGATCGAGCAGCGTGGGCACGTCGACGACGCCGAGGTGGCGGCGTTCAGGTCGGCGGGCTTCACCGAGGAGCAGGTGTTCGAGGTGATCACCGCGGTGGCGATCTCGGCGATGACCAACTACACGGCCAACTTCACCCGGCCGCCGCTGGAGGACGCGGTGGCGCCGCACGCCTGGAAGGCGGGATACTCGGCCGGTGCCTGA
- a CDS encoding NADPH-dependent F420 reductase, with protein MKFGMIGAGTLSQAIASHPLKAGHEVVFSNSRGPDSLTELVERLGRGASAGTVEEAGDADFVVLAVRWNRIRDALRALPSRPGRVLIDATNQWAEAPPAAVPELLDVGGSELVASLVPDAHVIKAFDNLFGPVIAADPVTPAGRRILFYAGDDADAKSGFRAVVEEFGFAPVDLGPLTMGRLMQIDGPLTGLHAVREDAPQAVPARREDAAFGG; from the coding sequence ATGAAGTTCGGGATGATCGGGGCCGGGACGCTGTCCCAGGCCATCGCCAGTCACCCGCTCAAGGCCGGCCACGAAGTGGTCTTCAGCAACAGCCGGGGGCCGGACAGCCTCACCGAGCTGGTCGAACGGCTCGGCCGGGGCGCCTCGGCCGGCACCGTCGAGGAAGCGGGCGACGCCGATTTCGTCGTCCTGGCCGTGCGGTGGAACCGGATCCGCGATGCTCTGCGCGCGCTGCCGTCGCGGCCGGGCCGCGTGCTGATCGACGCGACCAACCAGTGGGCGGAAGCGCCACCCGCCGCCGTCCCCGAGCTACTGGACGTCGGCGGCAGCGAGCTGGTCGCGTCCCTGGTGCCGGACGCCCACGTGATCAAGGCGTTCGACAACCTCTTCGGCCCGGTCATCGCGGCCGACCCGGTCACTCCGGCGGGCCGGCGGATCCTCTTCTACGCCGGTGACGACGCGGACGCGAAGTCCGGTTTCCGGGCGGTGGTGGAGGAATTCGGCTTCGCGCCGGTGGACCTCGGACCGCTGACGATGGGCCGGCTCATGCAGATCGACGGCCCGCTGACGGGTCTGCACGCGGTTCGCGAGGACGCACCGCAGGCGGTTCCCGCTCGTCGGGAGGATGCGGCATTCGGCGGCTGA
- a CDS encoding ricin-type beta-trefoil lectin domain protein has translation MKTIHTVVAVLTSLVTVAGTAAAQAPATRLADQAVVLDGHARFDVLTPTLIRLEYAGDDHFQDQATFTAVNRSIPAPSYTTTVSGGYREIRTASLTLRYRQGSGPFTRDNTSVQLTTTNVTAAPLFPSYCAFGMACEAENGIPGGSASTAYDHTGNTGSGFLAGFESTGASLSQDVSAVPSAGQYKLTVRYANAQGGDGQTTTRTLSTTVNGAPGPKFSLPPTSSWNTWATASVTVPLNAGTNSVRIDRKSGDSGNVNLDSLAVTTAAAAYPAADSSLLTTAYGAGPKSVLGGWDRSLDNPEAVPTPQHPGLLDRDGWYLLDDTRSAVLNADRTVTDRPSHGTQPYQDGYFFGYGKNFKQGLADLNALTGGTALLPRSAYGVWFSRYFAYSDNDYRTTLLPKFRSTFTPIDWLVVDTDWKSPSQWNGWNWNSALFPDPQGFLNWTKQQNLAVSLNIHTSIAGNDPRFATANATAGGLIPDGSNYVFDWSNPAHLRSYFDLHKPFDAQGVRTWWLDYCTGCGRSTASDPGVAPDNFINQAYADHAAAQGLRGFSFGRIGGAEQGGIHSSYPLGPWSERRTTLQFTGDTPLSWDMLAYEAHFTPDEAAAGLSNISHDIGSFHGGHLPDELYARWLQLGTFQPVDRLHSDHGDRLPWDYPGAAGDSAEKFLRLRESLVPYTYTLAKQANQTGVPITQPLYLNYPDQDAAYTHPQEYLYGDNVLVAPITTAGGSVSAWIPPGTWTDYFTGTVYTGPSTATITKPLSEMPVLVKAGGIVPIRTNYVDNAAAPLDQLTLDVTAGADGTFSLYEDSGEGAGASSTTRFGWQDAAKTLTVDPASGTAPARAYTLRLANSAAPTAVSVDGQRLPETAWSYNTNSRTVTVTTASLASTARHTVTLTGSAAGNPAAGQVNGRGGLCLAVHNGQTADGTALELAACDHSAGQQFAPPAGGAVRVSGKCLDVAGGSTTAGTPVQLYTCNSTSAQVWTLTTAGRLMNSGRCLAATAAGDGMRLADCAATADQVWRFPPAPLTGPAGLCADVVDAYPASGTAVQLYGCNGSDAQRWSAPGDSSLRTLGKCLDVVNGGTANTTPVQLWDCNGSAAQQWTSGTDGTLRNVGSGRCLDDPDNAGKPGDRLRIYDCNTTTAQRFTLGS, from the coding sequence ATGAAGACGATCCACACCGTGGTGGCGGTCCTGACGAGCCTGGTCACGGTCGCGGGCACCGCGGCCGCGCAGGCCCCGGCGACCCGGCTCGCGGACCAAGCCGTCGTCCTGGACGGCCACGCGCGGTTCGATGTGCTGACGCCGACGCTGATCCGGCTCGAGTACGCCGGTGACGACCACTTCCAGGACCAGGCCACCTTCACCGCCGTCAACCGGTCCATCCCCGCGCCCAGCTACACGACCACGGTCAGCGGCGGGTACCGCGAGATCCGGACCGCGAGCCTCACGCTGCGGTACCGGCAGGGCAGCGGCCCGTTCACCCGGGACAACACCTCCGTCCAGCTCACGACGACGAACGTCACCGCCGCCCCGCTGTTCCCGTCCTACTGCGCCTTCGGCATGGCGTGCGAGGCCGAGAACGGCATCCCGGGCGGCTCGGCGTCCACCGCCTACGACCACACCGGCAACACCGGCTCGGGGTTCCTCGCCGGGTTCGAGTCCACCGGCGCGTCGCTCAGTCAGGACGTCTCCGCCGTGCCGTCGGCCGGGCAGTACAAGCTGACGGTCCGCTACGCGAACGCCCAGGGCGGCGACGGCCAGACCACCACGCGCACCCTGTCCACCACGGTCAACGGCGCCCCCGGCCCGAAGTTCAGCCTGCCGCCGACGTCTTCCTGGAACACCTGGGCGACGGCGTCGGTGACGGTCCCGCTCAACGCCGGGACGAACTCCGTCCGCATCGACCGGAAGTCCGGCGACTCGGGCAACGTCAACCTCGACAGCCTCGCCGTCACCACGGCCGCGGCCGCCTACCCCGCCGCCGACTCCTCGCTGCTCACCACCGCCTACGGCGCGGGCCCGAAGTCCGTGCTGGGCGGCTGGGACCGGTCACTGGACAACCCGGAAGCCGTCCCGACACCGCAACACCCCGGCCTGCTCGATCGCGACGGCTGGTACCTGCTCGACGACACCCGTTCCGCCGTGCTCAACGCCGACCGCACGGTCACCGACCGGCCGTCCCACGGCACGCAGCCCTACCAGGACGGCTACTTCTTCGGCTACGGCAAGAACTTCAAGCAGGGCCTGGCCGACCTCAACGCGCTCACCGGCGGCACGGCGCTCTTGCCGCGCTCCGCCTACGGCGTCTGGTTCTCCCGCTACTTCGCCTACTCCGACAACGACTACCGCACGACGCTGCTGCCGAAGTTCCGCTCGACGTTCACCCCGATCGACTGGCTGGTCGTCGACACGGACTGGAAGTCGCCGTCGCAGTGGAACGGCTGGAACTGGAACAGTGCGCTCTTCCCCGATCCGCAGGGTTTCCTGAACTGGACGAAGCAACAGAACCTCGCCGTCTCGCTCAACATCCACACGTCCATCGCCGGCAACGACCCGCGGTTCGCGACGGCCAACGCCACGGCGGGCGGCCTGATCCCCGACGGCTCGAACTACGTCTTCGACTGGTCGAACCCGGCGCACCTGCGCTCCTACTTCGACCTGCACAAGCCCTTCGACGCCCAGGGCGTCCGGACGTGGTGGCTGGACTACTGCACCGGCTGCGGCCGCTCGACCGCCTCCGACCCGGGCGTCGCCCCGGACAACTTCATCAACCAGGCCTACGCCGACCACGCCGCGGCGCAGGGCCTGCGGGGCTTCTCCTTCGGCCGCATCGGCGGCGCCGAGCAGGGCGGCATCCACAGCAGCTACCCGCTCGGCCCCTGGTCGGAACGCCGCACCACGCTCCAGTTCACCGGTGACACGCCGCTGAGCTGGGACATGCTCGCCTACGAAGCCCACTTCACGCCGGACGAGGCGGCCGCCGGGCTCAGCAACATCAGCCACGACATCGGCAGCTTCCACGGCGGGCACCTGCCCGACGAGCTCTATGCCCGGTGGCTGCAGCTGGGGACGTTCCAGCCGGTCGACCGGCTGCACTCCGACCACGGCGACCGGCTGCCCTGGGACTACCCCGGCGCGGCGGGCGACAGCGCGGAGAAGTTCCTGCGGCTGCGCGAATCGCTGGTCCCCTACACCTATACGCTGGCCAAGCAGGCGAACCAGACCGGCGTGCCGATCACGCAGCCGCTCTACCTGAACTACCCGGACCAGGACGCGGCCTACACCCACCCGCAGGAGTACCTGTACGGCGACAACGTCCTCGTCGCCCCGATCACCACGGCCGGCGGATCGGTGTCGGCGTGGATCCCGCCGGGCACCTGGACCGACTACTTCACCGGCACCGTCTACACGGGACCGTCGACAGCGACGATCACCAAGCCGCTATCCGAGATGCCGGTGCTCGTCAAGGCGGGTGGCATCGTGCCGATCCGCACGAACTACGTCGACAACGCCGCCGCACCACTCGACCAGCTGACGCTCGACGTGACCGCGGGCGCCGACGGCACCTTCTCGCTCTACGAGGACTCCGGCGAGGGCGCCGGAGCGTCGTCGACCACCCGCTTCGGCTGGCAGGACGCGGCGAAGACGCTCACTGTCGACCCGGCATCCGGTACCGCACCGGCCCGCGCCTACACCCTCCGGCTGGCCAACTCCGCCGCGCCCACCGCCGTCTCGGTCGACGGTCAACGGCTGCCCGAGACGGCGTGGTCGTACAACACCAACTCCCGTACGGTCACGGTGACCACGGCGAGCCTCGCCTCGACCGCCCGGCACACGGTCACCCTGACCGGCAGCGCCGCCGGCAACCCCGCCGCGGGCCAGGTGAACGGCCGCGGCGGACTGTGCCTCGCCGTCCACAACGGACAGACGGCCGACGGCACCGCGCTGGAGCTGGCCGCGTGCGACCACTCGGCCGGACAGCAGTTCGCCCCGCCCGCCGGCGGCGCGGTGCGCGTCTCGGGCAAGTGCCTGGACGTCGCCGGCGGCTCGACGACGGCGGGCACGCCGGTCCAGCTCTACACCTGCAACAGCACGTCCGCGCAGGTGTGGACCCTGACGACCGCGGGCCGGCTGATGAACTCCGGCCGCTGCCTGGCCGCCACGGCGGCCGGGGACGGGATGCGCCTCGCCGACTGCGCCGCCACCGCCGACCAGGTGTGGCGCTTCCCGCCGGCCCCGCTCACCGGCCCGGCCGGGCTCTGCGCCGACGTCGTCGACGCCTATCCCGCGTCGGGCACCGCGGTGCAGCTCTACGGCTGCAACGGCAGCGACGCCCAGCGGTGGAGCGCACCGGGCGACAGTTCCCTGCGCACGCTGGGGAAGTGCCTCGACGTCGTCAACGGCGGAACGGCGAACACCACGCCCGTGCAGCTGTGGGACTGCAACGGATCCGCCGCACAGCAATGGACGTCCGGCACGGACGGGACGCTGCGCAACGTCGGCTCGGGACGCTGCCTCGACGATCCGGACAACGCCGGCAAGCCCGGCGACCGCCTCCGGATTTACGACTGCAACACGACCACCGCGCAGCGGTTCACGCTGGGGTCGTGA
- a CDS encoding TetR family transcriptional regulator — MADHPLTARGTATRDRILEVATQEFAEHGIAGARIERIVSTARTNKAQLYTYFGSKDGLFDAIFFASLERIVNVVPIDATDLADWAVRLYDEYLRRPDLIRLATWARLERRPAGHLVADADRLDDRKLSAITEAQAAGLVRSGDPFDIMAVVIAMSMAWSPVSNVYAATADEPADRHDGRRALLRETVRRAVMTG, encoded by the coding sequence ATGGCCGACCACCCCTTGACCGCCCGCGGCACCGCGACCCGCGACCGCATCCTCGAGGTGGCGACCCAGGAGTTCGCGGAGCACGGGATCGCGGGCGCCCGCATCGAGCGGATCGTGAGCACGGCGCGCACCAACAAGGCGCAGCTCTACACGTACTTCGGCAGCAAGGACGGACTCTTCGACGCGATCTTCTTCGCTTCGCTGGAGCGGATCGTGAACGTCGTCCCGATCGACGCCACCGACCTCGCGGACTGGGCCGTGCGCCTCTACGACGAGTACCTGCGCCGCCCCGACCTGATCCGCCTGGCCACGTGGGCCCGCCTGGAACGGCGCCCGGCCGGCCACCTCGTCGCCGACGCCGACCGGCTCGACGACCGGAAGCTCTCGGCGATCACCGAAGCGCAGGCCGCCGGGCTCGTGCGATCCGGCGACCCGTTCGACATCATGGCCGTGGTCATCGCCATGTCGATGGCGTGGTCACCGGTCAGCAACGTCTACGCGGCGACCGCGGACGAGCCCGCGGACCGGCACGACGGACGCCGCGCGCTGCTACGGGAGACCGTCCGCCGCGCGGTGATGACCGGCTAG
- a CDS encoding MarR family winged helix-turn-helix transcriptional regulator — protein MTEVRWLDDREERAWRSLMAMQEGLAEFIDRRLRHRCGLSQGDYQVLAHLSEAADPLRAFELGRLLRWEKSRLSQHLTRMEKRGLVRREQCDTDQRGSVIAITVKGIELIEAAAPQHVADIREVVVDHLTAAELEALTAISDKVRKRLAAQDPQR, from the coding sequence ATGACCGAGGTGCGGTGGCTGGACGACCGGGAAGAGCGGGCCTGGCGCAGCCTGATGGCGATGCAGGAGGGCCTGGCGGAGTTCATCGACCGCCGGCTCCGGCACCGGTGCGGTCTGTCCCAGGGCGACTACCAGGTGCTGGCCCACCTGTCGGAGGCGGCGGATCCGCTGCGGGCGTTCGAGCTCGGCCGGTTGCTGCGCTGGGAGAAGAGCCGCTTGTCCCAGCACCTGACCCGCATGGAGAAACGCGGCCTGGTGCGGCGCGAACAGTGCGACACCGATCAGCGGGGTTCGGTCATCGCCATCACCGTCAAGGGCATCGAGCTGATCGAGGCGGCGGCACCCCAGCACGTCGCGGACATCCGCGAGGTGGTCGTCGACCACCTGACGGCGGCCGAGCTCGAAGCGCTCACGGCGATCAGCGACAAGGTCCGCAAACGCCTGGCGGCGCAGGACCCGCAGCGCTGA
- a CDS encoding helix-turn-helix domain-containing protein, whose translation MPDVGPLLKHWRGARRLSQLALASEAAVSVRHLSFVETGRANPSRAMVLKLAEVLDVPLRERNTLLLSAGFSPEYPESALDAPELAAVREALETVLAQQEPFPALVIDRSWDIRHTNTAARRFFAYLQDGQPANPPGPANVLRRMFHPDGVRQHVTNWLEVAEALVRRARREAIGGAADERAQLILDEVLDYPGVPSHLRVVDVTAPVLPIVPIRYERGDRRFEYFSMVTTLGTPQDVTLQELRIECFFPMNDETREQARELAGHHRAADGLP comes from the coding sequence GTGCCTGACGTCGGTCCTCTGCTGAAACACTGGCGCGGTGCCCGGCGGTTGAGCCAGCTGGCTCTGGCCTCCGAGGCCGCCGTGTCGGTCCGCCACCTGAGCTTCGTCGAGACGGGGCGGGCGAACCCGAGCCGTGCCATGGTGCTGAAGCTGGCGGAGGTGCTCGACGTTCCTTTGCGGGAGCGCAACACCCTGCTGCTCAGCGCCGGATTCTCGCCCGAGTACCCGGAGTCCGCATTGGACGCACCGGAACTGGCCGCGGTGCGGGAAGCGCTGGAGACCGTTCTCGCCCAGCAGGAGCCGTTCCCGGCTCTGGTGATCGACCGCAGCTGGGACATCCGGCACACCAACACCGCCGCTCGCCGCTTCTTCGCCTACCTCCAGGACGGACAGCCGGCGAATCCGCCGGGGCCGGCGAACGTGCTTCGCCGGATGTTTCACCCGGACGGGGTGCGGCAGCACGTGACGAACTGGCTGGAGGTCGCCGAGGCGCTGGTGCGACGCGCGCGGCGCGAGGCGATCGGCGGGGCCGCGGACGAGCGGGCCCAGCTGATCCTCGACGAAGTGCTGGACTACCCGGGCGTGCCCTCGCACCTGCGGGTGGTGGACGTGACCGCGCCGGTCCTCCCGATCGTGCCGATCCGGTACGAGCGCGGTGACCGGCGGTTCGAGTACTTCTCGATGGTGACCACCCTGGGCACACCGCAGGACGTGACGCTCCAGGAACTGCGGATCGAGTGCTTCTTCCCGATGAACGACGAAACCCGGGAGCAAGCCCGTGAACTAGCCGGTCATCACCGCGCGGCGGACGGTCTCCCGTAG
- a CDS encoding NAD(P)-dependent alcohol dehydrogenase has protein sequence MRETVGWGVDGEAAVLRRLRLERRDLRPDDIAIRVDYCGVCHTDVHSLDAHAGGLLVPGHEFTGVVTEAGSEVTRFAAGDPVAVGNIVDSCGECVMCEAGQENFCREFPTLTYGGTDRRDGSTTAGAYAREYVVRERFAYRLPAGLDPAGAAPLLCAGITVWEPLHSLGVGPGTRVAVAGLGGLGHLAVKFAVALGAGTTVISRSAGKAEDARKLGARDVVVSTDPDQLAAARDRFDVVVDTISAPHDLGPYLGLVAMDGTLSQVGHLGPVTVRTMDLLVGRKKLTSAGSGGVPATAAMLAFCAEHGVTADVEVLPSARVNEAFDRLRRNDVRYRFVLDLADLARVTTPA, from the coding sequence ATGCGGGAGACAGTGGGCTGGGGAGTGGACGGCGAAGCCGCGGTGCTGCGGCGGCTGCGCCTCGAACGCCGGGACCTCCGCCCGGACGACATCGCGATCCGGGTCGACTACTGCGGCGTGTGCCACACCGACGTCCACTCCCTCGACGCTCACGCCGGCGGCCTCCTCGTGCCGGGCCACGAGTTCACGGGAGTCGTGACCGAAGCCGGGTCCGAGGTCACGCGGTTCGCGGCCGGCGACCCGGTGGCCGTCGGCAACATCGTCGACTCGTGCGGCGAGTGCGTCATGTGCGAAGCCGGGCAGGAGAACTTCTGCCGCGAGTTCCCCACCCTGACCTACGGCGGCACCGACCGGCGCGACGGCTCGACGACCGCGGGCGCCTACGCCCGGGAGTACGTCGTCCGCGAACGCTTCGCCTACCGCCTTCCCGCCGGCCTCGACCCGGCCGGCGCGGCGCCACTGCTCTGCGCCGGGATCACCGTCTGGGAACCGCTGCACAGCCTCGGCGTGGGGCCGGGCACGCGGGTCGCCGTCGCCGGGCTGGGCGGGCTCGGGCACCTCGCGGTCAAGTTCGCCGTGGCGCTGGGCGCGGGAACGACCGTCATCAGCCGATCGGCGGGCAAAGCCGAGGACGCCCGCAAGCTCGGGGCCCGGGACGTCGTCGTCTCGACCGACCCGGACCAGCTGGCCGCCGCCCGGGACCGGTTCGACGTCGTCGTCGACACCATCTCCGCACCGCACGACCTCGGTCCGTACCTGGGGCTCGTCGCCATGGACGGAACGCTCAGCCAGGTCGGCCACCTCGGGCCGGTCACCGTGCGGACGATGGATTTGCTGGTCGGGCGCAAGAAGCTGACGTCAGCCGGCAGCGGTGGGGTGCCCGCGACCGCCGCCATGCTGGCCTTCTGCGCCGAGCACGGCGTGACCGCGGACGTCGAAGTGCTCCCGTCGGCGCGGGTCAACGAAGCCTTCGACCGCCTGCGGCGCAACGACGTCCGCTACCGCTTCGTGCTGGACCTGGCGGACCTGGCCCGAGTCACGACCCCAGCGTGA
- a CDS encoding GlxA family transcriptional regulator, producing MTRHRMVVVLLEDVLPLDYAIPVHVFGREASEAYHLVTVSVGGGAVPVAGGTSVVPDGGLELLRRADTIVVPGYADAADRELPGSLLRALVGAHRRGVRMVSICSGAFALARAGILDGLTVTTHWSLCAALAERFPAITVDQSVLVAGTGSVLTSGGVTAGVDLCLHLLNADLGPAAARHVARRIVMAPRPADGQRQFVEKAVVPPGDDVIARAQQWMLVSLEQNLSVKDVATRFAMSERTFHRRFREKAGLPPLTWLRDQRIARAKELLESSELSVEDIARRVGFGTATTLRVQFRRATNVSPREHRKAFTFDRA from the coding sequence ATGACCCGGCACCGGATGGTGGTCGTCCTGCTCGAGGACGTCCTGCCGCTCGACTACGCCATCCCGGTCCACGTCTTCGGGCGGGAGGCGTCGGAGGCCTACCACCTGGTGACGGTGTCCGTCGGCGGGGGAGCGGTGCCGGTGGCCGGCGGGACGTCGGTGGTTCCGGACGGCGGGCTGGAGCTGCTGCGCCGGGCGGACACGATCGTCGTGCCCGGCTATGCCGACGCGGCGGACCGTGAGCTGCCCGGTTCGCTGCTGCGGGCGCTGGTGGGAGCGCATCGACGAGGTGTCCGGATGGTGTCCATCTGCTCCGGCGCGTTCGCACTGGCGCGGGCCGGGATCCTCGACGGGCTGACCGTGACCACGCACTGGTCGCTGTGCGCGGCGCTCGCCGAGCGGTTCCCGGCGATCACGGTCGACCAGTCGGTACTCGTGGCCGGCACCGGCTCGGTCCTGACCTCGGGCGGCGTCACCGCCGGGGTGGATCTGTGCCTGCACCTGCTCAACGCCGACCTGGGACCGGCGGCCGCGCGGCACGTCGCGCGGCGCATAGTCATGGCGCCGCGGCCGGCCGACGGCCAGCGGCAGTTCGTGGAGAAGGCGGTCGTCCCGCCCGGTGACGACGTCATCGCCCGGGCCCAGCAGTGGATGCTCGTGTCGCTGGAGCAGAACTTGTCGGTGAAGGACGTGGCCACCCGGTTCGCCATGTCGGAGCGGACGTTCCACCGGCGTTTCCGGGAGAAGGCCGGCCTTCCGCCGTTGACCTGGCTGCGCGACCAGCGCATCGCCCGGGCCAAGGAGCTCTTGGAGAGCTCGGAGCTCTCCGTCGAGGACATCGCGCGCCGGGTCGGGTTCGGCACGGCGACCACCCTGCGGGTCCAGTTCCGGCGCGCGACGAACGTTTCTCCGCGCGAGCACCGGAAGGCGTTCACCTTCGACCGCGCCTGA
- a CDS encoding alpha/beta fold hydrolase: MNQPTFVLVHGALTDASVWRRVSVRLQDAGYPVIAPSLPLRDFDGDIAYLKQFLATLDGPLVVAAHSYAGSVISAPEALTAAVRSLVFVTAFQQDAGETAGALNGKFPGSLLIPDNLVVREYPGGAEIYLRPDKFADVYAGDAGARDRKILAAAQKPFDPVTLEGSFSAAASWHTLPSWAVVSTQDSSIPTEAQRWMAERAGSTVVEVDSTHAVPLVHPDVVAKAILDAASRDRPSVG, translated from the coding sequence ATGAACCAGCCGACCTTCGTCCTCGTCCACGGCGCCCTGACCGATGCCTCGGTGTGGCGCCGGGTCTCCGTGCGCCTGCAGGACGCGGGGTACCCCGTCATCGCGCCGTCCCTGCCCCTGCGCGACTTCGACGGTGACATCGCCTACCTCAAGCAGTTCCTGGCCACCCTCGACGGCCCCCTCGTGGTCGCCGCGCACTCCTACGCCGGGTCGGTGATCTCGGCTCCGGAGGCGTTGACGGCGGCGGTCCGGTCGCTGGTGTTCGTCACCGCGTTCCAGCAGGACGCGGGGGAGACGGCGGGCGCGCTGAACGGGAAGTTCCCGGGCAGCCTGCTCATCCCGGACAACCTGGTCGTGCGCGAGTACCCGGGTGGCGCGGAGATCTACCTCCGGCCGGACAAGTTCGCCGACGTCTACGCCGGCGACGCCGGTGCGCGGGACCGGAAGATCCTCGCCGCCGCCCAGAAGCCGTTCGATCCGGTCACCCTGGAAGGCAGCTTTTCGGCCGCTGCCAGCTGGCACACGCTGCCGTCGTGGGCGGTGGTGTCCACTCAGGACAGTTCCATCCCCACCGAGGCCCAGCGGTGGATGGCCGAGCGGGCCGGCTCCACCGTCGTCGAGGTCGACTCCACCCACGCCGTCCCGCTGGTGCACCCCGATGTGGTGGCCAAGGCCATCCTCGACGCGGCGAGCCGAGATCGCCCCTCGGTAGGGTAA